The proteins below are encoded in one region of Paenarthrobacter ilicis:
- the rsmA gene encoding 16S rRNA (adenine(1518)-N(6)/adenine(1519)-N(6))-dimethyltransferase RsmA has product MTEPTSQPSAVAPLLGATDIRRLAEEIGVRPTKTLGQNFVIDGNTIRRIVSAAAIEPDETVLEVGPGLGSLTLGLLDAAKAVVAVEIDPVLAAKLPETVRAWRPEAEENFHLVLSDAMKVTELPVQPTSLVANLPYNVAVPVVLHLLQHFPSLQHGLVMVQDEVADRLAATPGSKIYGVPSVKAAWYGHMRKAGVIGMNVFWPAPKIHSGLVAFTRHDPPRTHATREQVFAVIDAAFAQRRKTLRAALAGWAGSAAEAERCLVAAGVDPTARGEVLDISAYVKIAEARHPVDA; this is encoded by the coding sequence GTGACTGAACCGACATCCCAACCCTCCGCCGTCGCGCCTTTGCTGGGCGCCACAGATATCCGGCGGCTTGCCGAGGAAATCGGTGTACGCCCCACCAAGACCCTGGGGCAGAACTTCGTGATCGACGGCAACACGATCCGCAGGATCGTTTCCGCCGCCGCAATCGAGCCCGATGAGACCGTGCTGGAGGTAGGTCCCGGACTGGGATCCCTGACTCTGGGGCTGCTTGATGCGGCCAAAGCCGTTGTGGCGGTGGAGATCGATCCCGTCCTGGCTGCGAAGCTGCCTGAGACCGTGCGGGCCTGGCGTCCGGAGGCTGAAGAGAACTTCCACCTGGTCCTCTCCGATGCCATGAAGGTCACCGAGCTACCGGTTCAGCCGACCTCCTTGGTGGCCAACCTGCCCTACAACGTGGCCGTTCCCGTGGTGCTCCACTTGCTCCAGCACTTCCCGAGCCTGCAGCACGGCCTGGTGATGGTTCAGGATGAGGTTGCTGACCGGCTGGCCGCAACGCCCGGATCCAAGATCTACGGTGTCCCGTCAGTCAAGGCGGCCTGGTACGGCCACATGCGCAAAGCAGGCGTGATCGGCATGAACGTCTTCTGGCCTGCGCCCAAGATCCATTCAGGGTTGGTGGCTTTCACCCGACACGATCCGCCCCGGACGCACGCCACCCGCGAGCAGGTGTTTGCCGTCATCGATGCAGCCTTTGCGCAGCGCCGGAAAACCCTCCGCGCAGCACTGGCAGGGTGGGCCGGAAGCGCCGCCGAAGCCGAGCGCTGCCTGGTAGCGGCAGGCGTGGACCCCACTGCCCGCGGCGAAGTGCTGGATATTTCCGCCTACGTCAAAATCGCCGAAGCCCGTCATCCCGTGGACGCATGA
- a CDS encoding TatD family hydrolase — MCNSLTPAPYRAPADGSQAVDSRKEYPPAPEPLPVPVMDNHTHLDFRHGLIEVSVRDAMDSAQAVGVQGAVQVGCDLESSRFTVQAVEADSRLLGAVAIHPNDAPVYADRGELESALAEIEELAGHPRIRAIGETGLDFFRTHGEGLAHQRYSFRRHIDIAKRLGLTLQIHDRDAHHDVVQVLQEEGAPERVVFHCFSGDEDLARICNTNGWYMSFAGTMTFKNAGNLREALAIAEPSRILVETDSPFLTPHPHRGKPNASYMVPYTVRSMAEVTGDDLSELCSRLAENTLAAYGSWD, encoded by the coding sequence ATGTGCAATTCCCTCACGCCAGCTCCCTACCGTGCGCCAGCGGACGGCTCCCAGGCCGTCGATTCCCGGAAAGAGTACCCGCCGGCACCCGAACCATTGCCCGTGCCGGTCATGGACAACCACACCCACCTGGATTTCCGTCACGGCCTCATTGAGGTATCTGTTCGGGATGCCATGGACTCCGCCCAGGCAGTGGGCGTGCAAGGTGCGGTCCAAGTGGGTTGCGACCTCGAATCATCACGGTTTACCGTGCAGGCGGTTGAAGCGGATTCCCGCCTGCTGGGAGCGGTGGCCATCCATCCCAATGATGCACCGGTGTATGCGGATCGGGGAGAACTTGAGTCCGCGCTCGCGGAGATTGAGGAACTTGCAGGACACCCCCGGATCCGGGCCATCGGGGAAACCGGCCTGGATTTTTTCCGCACCCATGGCGAAGGCCTGGCCCACCAGCGCTACTCGTTCAGGCGGCACATCGATATCGCGAAAAGGCTGGGGCTGACGCTGCAGATCCACGACCGCGATGCGCACCATGATGTGGTTCAGGTGCTGCAGGAGGAGGGGGCACCCGAGCGCGTGGTGTTCCATTGTTTCTCCGGCGACGAGGACCTGGCCAGGATTTGCAATACCAACGGCTGGTACATGTCGTTTGCAGGAACCATGACGTTCAAGAACGCCGGCAATCTCCGCGAAGCCCTTGCCATTGCCGAGCCCTCCAGGATCCTGGTGGAAACGGATTCGCCGTTCCTGACCCCGCATCCGCACCGAGGCAAGCCAAACGCCAGCTATATGGTGCCGTATACCGTCCGGTCCATGGCGGAGGTCACGGGGGATGACTTGTCCGAGTTGTGTTCGCGCTTGGCCGAAAACACGCTCGCGGCCTACGGATCCTGGGATTAG
- a CDS encoding transglycosylase family protein, translating into MIKFFTTDGKFSFLKVGAQLLVVAALVVGVVAFVGNNKTVTLNVDGKVSSIQTFGGTVDQVVKAAKVELKDADRVSPSLDSKVDNGSVVNVNLAKAVSIELDGARKTVNTTAPDVAGLVSELGVASSSQVSEPKEASLQVTGSFVSISTPKTISLVADGKDTSTTTTAADVATVLKDAKITVGANDRVSQPDNAPIVQDMVIKVSRVDTSKTDQATEEVPFDSVKTDSADLFKGEEKVTQKGVPGSLTKNFKLVMVDGREASRTLVSSDVTTKPVTEQVSVGTKARPVATPAKAAAATPTSSGPTGAPNEAMWDRIAQCESGGNWSINSGNGYYGGLQFSGPTWLANGGGAYAPNASLASKAQQIDIANRLYAKNGLSDWGCAHAA; encoded by the coding sequence GTGATCAAGTTCTTCACAACGGATGGCAAGTTCAGCTTCCTCAAAGTAGGTGCCCAGCTGCTGGTAGTCGCAGCGCTGGTTGTGGGTGTGGTGGCTTTTGTTGGCAACAACAAAACGGTCACCCTCAACGTTGACGGCAAAGTGAGCTCCATCCAGACCTTCGGAGGCACCGTTGACCAAGTGGTCAAGGCAGCCAAGGTCGAGTTGAAGGACGCAGACCGCGTGTCCCCATCATTGGATTCCAAGGTTGACAACGGATCCGTGGTCAACGTGAACCTGGCCAAGGCGGTGTCGATTGAGCTTGACGGAGCCCGCAAGACCGTCAACACCACAGCCCCGGACGTTGCCGGCCTGGTCAGCGAGCTCGGCGTTGCCAGCTCCTCCCAGGTATCCGAGCCCAAGGAAGCCTCCCTGCAGGTCACGGGCTCATTCGTTTCGATCTCCACTCCCAAGACCATCAGCCTGGTGGCTGACGGCAAGGACACCAGCACCACCACGACGGCGGCCGACGTCGCCACCGTCCTGAAGGACGCCAAGATCACCGTGGGCGCCAACGACCGAGTGTCCCAGCCGGACAACGCTCCGATCGTCCAGGACATGGTCATCAAGGTCTCCCGCGTGGACACCAGCAAGACCGACCAGGCGACTGAAGAAGTTCCCTTCGACAGCGTGAAGACCGATTCCGCGGACCTGTTCAAGGGCGAAGAGAAGGTCACCCAGAAGGGTGTTCCCGGATCACTGACCAAGAACTTCAAGTTGGTCATGGTTGATGGACGCGAGGCTTCCCGCACGCTGGTTTCCAGCGATGTCACCACCAAGCCCGTCACAGAGCAGGTCAGCGTGGGAACCAAGGCCCGCCCCGTAGCCACTCCGGCCAAGGCTGCGGCTGCGACCCCCACCTCCAGCGGTCCTACCGGTGCCCCCAACGAGGCCATGTGGGACAGGATCGCCCAGTGTGAATCCGGCGGAAACTGGTCCATCAACAGCGGCAACGGCTACTACGGCGGCCTGCAGTTCTCCGGCCCCACCTGGTTGGCCAACGGCGGCGGCGCCTACGCACCCAACGCCAGCCTCGCCAGCAAGGCACAGCAGATCGACATCGCCAACCGGCTCTACGCCAAGAACGGACTGAGCGACTGGGGCTGCGCGCACGCAGCCTAA